A genomic window from Salvelinus namaycush isolate Seneca chromosome 21, SaNama_1.0, whole genome shotgun sequence includes:
- the LOC120066009 gene encoding H(+)/Cl(-) exchange transporter 5-like, with translation MDNAGYCNETYGSLHNPASDDELVDIAGATLDFSNTEDVPPLDPEYDGNTGYSNGMTGNGAGSSGNGKLMDLLDEPVPGVGTYEDFNTIDWVREKSKDRDRHREITSKSEQSTWALLHSISDAFSGWLLMLLIGLMSGALAGCIDISAHWLTDLKEGVCLSGFWFNHEHCCWGSNQTTFQERDKCPQWQSWAELLGGSSEGAAAYIVNYLMFMLCALLFSFLAVILVRAFAPYACGSGIPEIKTILSGFIIRGYLGKWTLIIKTITLVLAVSSGLSLGKEGPLVHVACCCANILCHLFTKYRQNEAKRREVLSAAAAVGVSVAFGAPIGGVLFSLEEVSYYFPLKTLWRSFFAALVAAFTLRSINPFGNSRLVLFYVEFHTPWHMVELVPFILLGIFGGLWGAFFIRANIAWCRRRKTTRLGHYPVLEVLVVTGITALLSFPNSYTRMSGSELISELFNDCSLLDSSQLCDYNSSENRAFSNTLPDRPAGPGVYTALWQLALALFFKMLVTVVTFGMKVPSGLFIPSMAVGAIAGRLLGVAMEQMALNHHDWLIVKGWCSSGADCITPGLYAMVGAAACLGGVTRMTISLVVIMFELTGGLEYIVPLMAAIMTSKWVADALGREGIYEAHIRLNGYPFLETKEEYGHKTLAQDVMRPRQSDPLLVVLTQEGMSVGEIEGVIADTDYSGFPVVVSQESQRLVGFVLRRDLVISLDNARKRQEGVVSASLVFFLEHVPPQPFSGPPVVKLRGILDLSPFTVTDHTPMAIAVDIFRKLGLRQCLVTHNGRLLGIITKKDILKHMAQMSNRDPDSILFN, from the exons ACGGTAATACCGGTTACTCTAATGGTATGACCGGTAACGGGGCTGGTAGTTCCGGTAACGGTAAGCTGATGGACCTACTAGACGAGCCGGTACCGGGGGTAGGGACCTACGAAGACTTCAACACCATCGACTGGGTCAGAGAGAAGAGCAAGGACCGCGACCGACACAGAGAG atCACCAGTAAGAGTGAGCAGTCTACCTGGGCCCTGCTCCACAGCATCAGTGATGCCTTCTCTGGCTGGCTCCTCATGCTGCTCATAGGActcatgtcag gTGCTCTAGCAGGCTGTATAGACATCTCGGCCCACTGGTTAACAGACCTGAAGgaaggtgtgtgtctgtctggcttCTGGTTCAACCATGAACACTGCTGCTGGGGCTCTAACCAAACCACCTTTCAAGAGCGGGACAAGTGTCCACAGTGGCAGAGCTGGGCTGAACTGCTGGGTGGTAGCTcagag GGGGCGGCAGCGTACATAGTCAACTACCTGATGTTCATGTTGTGCGCTCTACTGTTCTCCTTCCTGGCTGTCATTCTGGTTCGGGCCTTCGCACCTTACGCCTGTGGATCAGGAATACCagag ATAAAGACCATCCTCTCTGGGTTCATCATTAGAGGCTACCTGGGAAAATGGACCCTAATCATCAAGACAATTACCCTGGTCCTGGCTGTCTCTTCTG GTCTCAGTCTTGGCAAGGAAGGACCCCTGGTCCATGTAGCATGTTGCTGTGCCAACATCCTCTGTCATCTGTTCACAAAGTACCGACAGAACGAAGCAAAACGACGAGAG GTGTTATCTGCAGCCGCAGCAGTGGGCGTGTCTGTGGCCTTTGGAGCTCCTATAGGAGGAGTACTGTTCAGTTTAGAGGAG GTGAGCTACTACTTCCCTCTGAAGACTCTGTGGAGGTCGTTCTTCGCTGCGTTGGTGGCAGCCTTCACTCTGCGCTCCATCAACCCGTTCGGTAACAGCCGACTGGTCTTGTTCTACGTAGAGTTCCATACCCCCTGGCACATGGTGGAGCTGGTCCCGTTCATTCTGCTGGGCATCTTCGGTGGCCTCTGGGGGGCGTTCTTCATCAGGGCTAATATCGCCTGGTGCAGAAGAC GTAAGACCACTCGTCTGGGCCACTACCCGGTGCTGGAGGTCTTGGTGGTAACTGGAATCAcagccctcctctccttccctaaCAGTTACACCAGGATGAGTGGGTCAGAACTGATCTCAGAACTGTTTAATGACTGTTCTCTACTGGATTCCTCACAGCTGTGTGACTACAACAGCTCTGAGAACAG GGCTTTCAGTAACACACTCCCTGATAGGCCAGCTGGACCAGGTGTGTACACAGCGCTATGGCAACTGGCTCTGGCCCTCTTCTTCAAGATGCTGGTCACCGTGGTTACCTTCGGCATGAAG GTCCCTTCCGGTCTCTTCATCCCCAGTATGGCTGTAGGGGCGATAGCAGGCAGACTACTGGGAGTTGCCATGGAACAGATGGCATTAAACCATCATGACTGGCTCATCGTCAAGGGCTGGTGCTCGTCAGGGGCGGACTGTATCACACCAGGGCTCTACGCTATGGTGGGGGCAGCTGCATGTCTGG GTGGTGTCACCCGTATGACCATATCGCTGGTGGTCATCATGTTTGAGCTGACGGGCGGTCTGGAGTACATTGTTCCTCTGATGGCTGCGATCATGACCTCTAAGTGGGTAGCGGACGCGTTGGGGCGTGAGGGGATCTACGAAGCCCACATCAGACTCAACGGTTACCCCTTCCTGGAAACCAAAGAGGAGTATGGACACAAG ACCCTGGCTCAGGATGTGATGCGCCCTAGGCAGTCGGACCCTCTCCTAGTCGTGCTCACTCAGGAGGGTATGAGTGTAGGGGAGATAGAAGGGGTGATAGCAGACACTGACTACAGTGGCTTCCCCGTAGTGGTGTCACAGGAGTCTCAGAGACTAGTGGGCTTCGTACTGAGGAGGGACCTGGTCATATCTCTAG ACAACGCCCGTAAGCGACAGGAGGGGGTGGTCAGTGCCTCGTTAGTGTTCTTCTTGGAACACGTGCCCCCCCAGCCCTTCTCCGGTCCCCCTGTCGTCAAACTACGAG GTATCCTGGACCTTAGTCCCTTCACTGTGACAGACCACACCCCCATGGCGATAGCTGTGGACATCTTCAGGAAGCTGGGACTCAGACAGTGTCTGGTTACACACAACGG GAGGTTGCTGGGAATCATCACTAAGAAAGACATTCTGAAGCACATGGCTCAGATGTCCAACAGAGACCCAGACTCTATCCTCTTCAACTGA